The DNA sequence CGATGAAGAGTGGATAGAACGGATAGAAAAATACTTTACGGTAGAAAAAGTAGAATATTATAGAATGGATCAGGAAAAAGAAGGAGTAAAACGCCGCTTGTTTTTCTTGAGAGCATAAGAAAAAATCCCTTGGTGTAAGGAGAAAGTAATGTATCGGATTGTAATCTGTGATGATGAAGAAGAAATATTGGAACATATTGTCAAAAGAGTAAGGACGAGTTTTGAACAACTGTCTATTTCGGCACAGTACACTGCGTTAACAGATTCCAGAGAACTTATAAAAATACTGGAAACACAGACGGTGGATATTTTATTTTTAGATATTGATATGCCTTATTTTACCGGAATGGATATTGCTAAGGTGATTACGGATAGAGGTTTAAAAACGTTGCTGGTGTTTGTGACCAGTTATGATGCATTAGTGTATCAAACCTTTGCTTACAGACCTTTTGGATTTATTAGAAAGTCTTATTTTGATAAAGAGGTAGATGAGGTTATCGGGCGTTTAGAAAAAGAATTATTATCATGGAAAGAAGAACTAATTTTACAAAAGGGGCAGGAAGTGATTAAAATTCCAATGGATGATATTTATTACATGGAAGCCAATGGAAATTATATTAATATATATACGGAAAATGGAAATGAAAAATATCGAGAGACCATGACAAAGATTGAAGAGAAACTTAAGGGCAAAAAGTTTGTCAGATGTCATAAAGGATATCTTGTGAATACCAAATATATCAGTAGAATGAACAGTAATGAGATAGTGTTGACGGATGGTAGGATAATACCCATCGGAAGAAGCTATGAAAGAGAAGTGAAACAGATAATACTTGAACAGATGAGAAGATAAACAAAGAGAGGACTCGTATGGCATTTAGGATAATTTTCATACTAACAGTGCTGTTGTGTGCAGTGATTTTTTTGTGGATGAAAGAGTGGAAACAGAGAAAAGCGGTGGAAAAAGAAGAAACTGAGAAGGATAAGCAGCTTACTCGATATATAGCAGAAAACATTGATATGGAAAAGGCACTTTTAGAAGTGAAGAAAAAATATGCAAAGCAACAGGATATGGCAGAGGAAATTAAAAAGATGCAGATGCAGAGCCGGTTGTTAAAGCATGATATGAAGAATCATAGTCTGGTAATACTTTCTTATCTTAACGAGGGGAAAGTGGAAGAGGCAAAGGATTATACCAGTAAAATTCTGGATAATCTAAATAAAATGTATACCTATATCAATGTAGGTAATTCTCTTATGAATTACATAATTAATCATAAGTTATCGAATGCCAAAGAGCAGGGCGTTGAAATCAAAGCAGAAATTGAAAATCTGGCTTTTGCATATATGGATAGTGTTGATTTTTCCGCATTATTAAATAATCTTCTGGATAACGCAATAGAAGCGGCGGTTCAAACAAAAGAAAAGAAGATGGAGGTCATCATATCTAATCAAAAAGGATTGGATTCCATAGTAGTGAAAAATAGTATAGATACTTCCGTGCTAAGAAATAATCCGGAATTTAAGTCCACAAAGGAAGGGGAAGGACATGGATTCGGAATGGTACAAATAAGAAAAATTACAGAGAAATATGCTGGAATGATAGATATTTATGAAGAAAAAGATTATTTTGTAATAAATGTCGTTTATCCCTGTTAGAATACGGTTTATCCCAAGGTCATTGACCAAGGGATATTTTTTTGTTAAATATTTTGTAGAGGACAACAAGAAGGATAGAGGGAAATCTATGATAGTAGTCAAGGATGTGAGAAAACAATTTAAGGATAAACAAGTGTTAAAAGGAATTTCTTTTCATATTGCACCATTTGAGTGCGTGGGTATCATAGGAAAAAATGGTGCCGGAAAGACAACACTTTTAAATATGATATCCGGTATTTTGAAGGCAGATAGTGGTTTTATTCGTATCAATGCCTGCAAGGATATATTGAGCGATGTGCAGGTTCTAAAAAAAATGTCTTATGTGTCAGGAACAAGGACACAGTTATGGAGTGATATGAAGCTAATTTATTCTTTCGAAAATTGCAGAAAGATGTATGGCATAAGTAAGCAGGAGTATGAAGAAAGATTGCAAGAATTGGTAGAATTTTTTGATATCAGAGATTGTCTTCAAGAGCCGGTTACACATCTCTCGTTGGGGCAAAAAATGCGGGCAGAACTGGTCTATGCATTTTTACCGAAGCCGGAAGTATTGCTTTTAGACGAGGCTACCATTGGCTTAGATGTTTCCGTAAAGGATAGGATTATGAAATTGTTGGAGGAGATGAAAAAAGAGAAGAAGACAACCATTGTCTATACAAGTCATAATCTTATGGAAATAGAGAAACTTTGTGACAGAGTTTTGGTCTTGGATGAGGGAAATATAATCTTTGATGGAAGCGTAGAAGAAATTCGTAAAGAGTCTGCTCCGGAATATCAAATGGATATAGAACTGGCGGGAACAGTTCCGGATTTGGAAGATTTGCCGATTGAAAAATATACGATAAATCACAACATTCTTTCGATAAGATTCAATAAGCAGAAAGTGGAAACAGCTGTAATTATGAAGCATATGATTGACAGATGTTCCATAAAAAATGTGAAGATTACGGAGCCGAATTTGGAAGACACGATTAAGAACATATACGGGAGGAACAGTGTAAGATGATTGAAGTGAAAAATGTAAAAAAATATTATAAGGTTGCTGAGCGGGAGAAAGGAATCGTTGCATCGCTAAAGCATTTGTTTAACAGAAAGTACGAGGTGAAAAAGGCGGTGGATGATATCAGTTTTTCCATAGGCGAAGGAGAAATTGTTGGATTCATCGGGCCAAACGGAGCAGGTAAATCAACGACTATTAAGATGCTTTCCGGAATTCTTTATCCGGATGCAGGAGAAGTTGTAATTGATGGATTTATTCCTTATAAACAGCGGAAAGAGTATGTAAAAAATATCGGAGTTGTATTTGGGCAAAAGACACAGTTGAATTGGGATTTACCACTAATAGAAAGTTTTGAACTGCTGAAATACATATACAAAATACCGGAGGAGAAATATCAGAAAAATCTTAAGAAGTTTACAGAACTTCTGGATATGCAGGATTTTATAAATCAGCCGGTCAGACAGCTATCCCTGGGACAAAGAATGCGTGGAGATATTGTGGCAGCGCTTTTGCATTCTCCGAAAATTGTATTTTTTGATGAACCTACCATAGGGCTTGATGTGGTAGCAAAAGAAAAAATCAGGGAATTTATCAGATATATGAATGAAACAGAGAAAACCACAATGATATTTACGACCCATGATATGCAGGATATTGAAAAGGTGTGCAACCGGCTCATTATCATTGATAAAGGTACAAAGATATATGATGGTGGCGTAGAAGAAATTAAAAACAAATATGCCTCTTGTAAAAATATAGAGATGCTTCTGGAGGATGGAACAAAAGAAAATTATGTATTTGATGTTAATAAGATTCCAATGAATGAAGTGATGGAGGAGTTGTTTTCTCGTTTTTCTATAAAGGATATTTCCATTCAAGAACCGGAAATTGATGGGATTATTCGTGATATTTATGAAGGAGGAATACGCGTGTGATGAGAGTGTATATGGAATTCGCTCTGAAAAAATTTCAGAATCGATTGGCATACAGATTGGAATTTTTTATGGGGATTATCAATACTATCATAACAATTGTAGTATTTTGCAGTATTTATAAAGCATTATATGCGGGGACAGAAAGTGTAGATGGAATTACATTTCAGATGGTTGCTACTAATTTTGTTATTTCGTTGGGGCTTTCGAATGCATTTTCTTTCGATGAGATGTTTTTACAGAATAAACTGCATGATGGAAATATTACCAGTGAATTCTTGAAACCGGTGGATTTTAAGTTTCGGATGCTTTGGGAAAATATTGGAGAAGGAATGTTTAAAGTCTTTTTTCATTTTGTTCCGGCAGTGGTGTTTTGCAGCTTTTTTATAGAGTTGTGTGCACCGAAAGACGGAATCAGTGTTCTATTAATGGGAATCAGTGTAATTTTAGGTTATCTTATTTTATGGCAGATTAGTTTTATCGTGCAAACATGGTGCTTTTGGTTGTTTAGTGTGTGGGGAATTATAACCATTAAAAATGTTGTGGTAAATATTCTGGCGGGCTCGATGATACCGATATGGTTTATGCCGACGTTTTTGAGAAAAATAGTATCATATACTCCATTTGAATCCATTTATTTTACACCAATAAGAATTTATCTGGGAGAATTGGCTGGGAATGAAATTCTGTATGGTATGGCAATGCAGGTGGTTTGGATTGCAATATTGTATCTGATTGGAAATCTTTTTTGGAAAAACGGAGTTCGAAAATTAGTAGTACAGGGTGGTTGAGAAAATTGCGTGGTAGAAATGCCGCGCGGAAATGAGGAAAAGTATGGGTGAAATTAGGATTGCTTTGCAGTCATTAAGAATGAGTATGTTATCGAATCTACAGTATCGGGCAGATTCGATTGTTGCCACAATAGCAGTATTTTTGAGAGAGGCGACTAGTATTATTGTAATTTATCTTACGTTAATGAAATTTGACCATATCAATGGATGGAATGTGAATGAAATGCTATTTTTATTCAGTCTTTTATTTATTACATATAGTATTATTGTGATTCTTTTTGCAGATTTGCGGGACTTTTCCAGCATGGTAAGAGAAGGAAGATTTGACCGTCTTCTGGTTCGACCAAGAGGAATTTTGTGTCAGTTGATTGCAAATCATTCGGATGTGATTGCGGCTATTGGGCATGGAATGTTAGGAATCATCCTTTTTCTGGTATCAGCAGGCCGTGTAGGTGTAGTCTGGAATGTTTCCACCATTGTCTATTATATCAGTACCATCATAGGGGGAGTTTTGATTCAGGGCGGAATGTTCATTATATTCAGTGCTTTAAGCTTTTATTTTGTGGAGACCAATAGTATTCGGGAAGTTTTTTATTGGAATATGCGCAAATTTGCCGGATATCCAATCAGTATTTATAACAAGTTGATTCAGGGAATCATGATTTATGTGATACCGTTTGCCTTTGTTAATTATTTTCCGGCACAGTATCTGTTAAGAAAACCGGATATGGAGCAATATCCTGCAATTTATATGTATATAGCACCCTTACTTGGGGTTGTGGTATATTTGATTGCCTATATATTTTGGAGAATCAGTATTCGGTTTTACAAGAGTACAGGAAATTAGGATATAAGTCTGTTGACAAATTTCCTCTGGACAAATTCTTTTTTTGTGCTATAATCACCCTCGGACTTTATGTGAGAGGTGAAAAAAATTGGAAGAAAAGAAACACATATATCTGATTGATTATTTAAAAGCAATAGGAATTGTTATGGTGATTATTACTCATTATGAATGGGAAGATAAAACAACCCCATTTTTTACCTGGGTGATTGCCATGGCAGTTCCAATTTTTATGTTGCTTATGAGTTATAATTTTTCCATGTCCTTTGAACGGAAGACACATGGCAGGTTTCTGGAATTATATCAGTGGAAAACTGTTATGCCAAGAATTGTAAGATTTACCGTACCCTTTGTTATGATTTTTACACTGGAAATGATATTGGAGCGTCTGGAGGGACAAGCTTATTCTTTGAAAAATATGGTGGTCTGTTTTATAGAAGGTGGTATAGGACCGGGAAGTTATTATTATCCTATTCTGATTCAACTATTGTTTTTGTTTCCTATCATTTATCTTTTGGTAAAG is a window from the Roseburia sp. 499 genome containing:
- a CDS encoding ABC transporter permease translates to MRVYMEFALKKFQNRLAYRLEFFMGIINTIITIVVFCSIYKALYAGTESVDGITFQMVATNFVISLGLSNAFSFDEMFLQNKLHDGNITSEFLKPVDFKFRMLWENIGEGMFKVFFHFVPAVVFCSFFIELCAPKDGISVLLMGISVILGYLILWQISFIVQTWCFWLFSVWGIITIKNVVVNILAGSMIPIWFMPTFLRKIVSYTPFESIYFTPIRIYLGELAGNEILYGMAMQVVWIAILYLIGNLFWKNGVRKLVVQGG
- a CDS encoding ABC transporter permease, which gives rise to MGEIRIALQSLRMSMLSNLQYRADSIVATIAVFLREATSIIVIYLTLMKFDHINGWNVNEMLFLFSLLFITYSIIVILFADLRDFSSMVREGRFDRLLVRPRGILCQLIANHSDVIAAIGHGMLGIILFLVSAGRVGVVWNVSTIVYYISTIIGGVLIQGGMFIIFSALSFYFVETNSIREVFYWNMRKFAGYPISIYNKLIQGIMIYVIPFAFVNYFPAQYLLRKPDMEQYPAIYMYIAPLLGVVVYLIAYIFWRISIRFYKSTGN
- a CDS encoding ABC transporter ATP-binding protein; protein product: MIEVKNVKKYYKVAEREKGIVASLKHLFNRKYEVKKAVDDISFSIGEGEIVGFIGPNGAGKSTTIKMLSGILYPDAGEVVIDGFIPYKQRKEYVKNIGVVFGQKTQLNWDLPLIESFELLKYIYKIPEEKYQKNLKKFTELLDMQDFINQPVRQLSLGQRMRGDIVAALLHSPKIVFFDEPTIGLDVVAKEKIREFIRYMNETEKTTMIFTTHDMQDIEKVCNRLIIIDKGTKIYDGGVEEIKNKYASCKNIEMLLEDGTKENYVFDVNKIPMNEVMEELFSRFSIKDISIQEPEIDGIIRDIYEGGIRV
- a CDS encoding LytR/AlgR family response regulator transcription factor — protein: MYRIVICDDEEEILEHIVKRVRTSFEQLSISAQYTALTDSRELIKILETQTVDILFLDIDMPYFTGMDIAKVITDRGLKTLLVFVTSYDALVYQTFAYRPFGFIRKSYFDKEVDEVIGRLEKELLSWKEELILQKGQEVIKIPMDDIYYMEANGNYINIYTENGNEKYRETMTKIEEKLKGKKFVRCHKGYLVNTKYISRMNSNEIVLTDGRIIPIGRSYEREVKQIILEQMRR
- a CDS encoding ATP-binding cassette domain-containing protein; protein product: MIVVKDVRKQFKDKQVLKGISFHIAPFECVGIIGKNGAGKTTLLNMISGILKADSGFIRINACKDILSDVQVLKKMSYVSGTRTQLWSDMKLIYSFENCRKMYGISKQEYEERLQELVEFFDIRDCLQEPVTHLSLGQKMRAELVYAFLPKPEVLLLDEATIGLDVSVKDRIMKLLEEMKKEKKTTIVYTSHNLMEIEKLCDRVLVLDEGNIIFDGSVEEIRKESAPEYQMDIELAGTVPDLEDLPIEKYTINHNILSIRFNKQKVETAVIMKHMIDRCSIKNVKITEPNLEDTIKNIYGRNSVR
- a CDS encoding sensor histidine kinase, with amino-acid sequence MAFRIIFILTVLLCAVIFLWMKEWKQRKAVEKEETEKDKQLTRYIAENIDMEKALLEVKKKYAKQQDMAEEIKKMQMQSRLLKHDMKNHSLVILSYLNEGKVEEAKDYTSKILDNLNKMYTYINVGNSLMNYIINHKLSNAKEQGVEIKAEIENLAFAYMDSVDFSALLNNLLDNAIEAAVQTKEKKMEVIISNQKGLDSIVVKNSIDTSVLRNNPEFKSTKEGEGHGFGMVQIRKITEKYAGMIDIYEEKDYFVINVVYPC